A genomic window from Abyssisolibacter fermentans includes:
- a CDS encoding sirohydrochlorin cobaltochelatase, whose protein sequence is MKKLLLLLLVSVLSFSLLAGCSNSKTTGTEQNNEKEVSKCDPNKKAVLVVSFGTSHNETRKLTIEATEAKIAKAFPDYDFKKAFTSQFIINKLKKRDGLEIDNVKQALEKLVSEGYGEVLIQSLHVMNGAEYHDTLELVNNYKDKFEKITFGNPLLTSPEDYMNLVDVLSKEIPTLKEDEALFFMGHGTHHFSNSAYACLDYTFKYKGYDNIYIGTVEGYPSLDTLLDITKDKNYKKIYLMPLMVVAGDHAKNDMAGDEEDSWKMILESKGYKVEPIIKGLGQIEGVQDLYIQHLKDSLNTQEAE, encoded by the coding sequence ATGAAAAAGTTATTATTATTATTATTAGTTTCAGTTTTATCTTTTAGTTTACTAGCAGGTTGTTCTAATTCTAAAACAACAGGAACAGAGCAAAATAATGAAAAAGAGGTTTCTAAATGTGACCCAAACAAAAAAGCAGTACTTGTAGTCAGCTTTGGTACAAGCCACAATGAAACACGCAAATTAACAATAGAAGCAACAGAAGCAAAAATAGCAAAAGCATTTCCTGATTATGATTTCAAAAAAGCATTTACATCTCAGTTTATAATTAACAAACTGAAAAAAAGAGATGGTTTAGAAATAGATAATGTAAAGCAAGCACTAGAAAAACTTGTAAGTGAAGGCTATGGTGAAGTACTCATTCAATCACTACATGTAATGAATGGAGCTGAATACCACGACACCCTTGAATTAGTTAACAATTATAAAGATAAATTCGAAAAAATAACATTTGGTAATCCCTTGTTAACAAGTCCTGAAGATTACATGAATTTAGTTGATGTACTTTCAAAAGAAATCCCAACACTTAAAGAAGATGAAGCATTATTCTTCATGGGACATGGTACACATCATTTTTCAAATTCAGCATATGCGTGCTTAGATTACACATTCAAATATAAAGGCTATGATAATATTTATATCGGAACTGTAGAAGGTTATCCATCATTAGATACACTATTAGATATTACAAAAGATAAGAATTACAAGAAAATTTACTTAATGCCACTAATGGTAGTAGCTGGTGATCATGCAAAGAATGACATGGCAGGAGACGAAGAAGATTCATGGAAAATGATTTTAGAAAGCAAAGGTTATAAAGTAGAACCAATAATAAAAGGTTTAGGTCAAATAGAAGGAGTTCAAGACTTATATATCCAGCACCTAAAAGATTCTTTAAATACTCAAGAAGCAGAATAA
- a CDS encoding type II CAAX endopeptidase family protein, producing the protein MHLSINSFSEFLIGIVILVFLIIFYKPTKEYSLKYKAKCKKIAMTITALSFVNLILINITYKNLDPFFVTGLFLGLFINYAILKGELRVAQSLSDINWLTGSSYLKGKFSFKNIDWALIFKTSLILLIWTTLVFGIFKPEMNDNLAGDLLQGSGSKLIAVINNIIVICLIAPLSEEIIYRFFAINIFLRWFGKKRKISIVLAVLIPTITWMYLHSGTLANNWIKYVQVLPAGLAFSYILYKKDVEHSILTHMVFNISAFFITFIFLKLNFLRV; encoded by the coding sequence ATGCATCTATCGATTAATAGTTTTTCAGAGTTTTTAATTGGAATTGTGATACTAGTTTTTTTGATTATTTTTTATAAACCTACTAAAGAGTATTCGCTTAAATATAAAGCTAAATGTAAAAAAATAGCAATGACTATTACAGCACTAAGTTTTGTTAATCTTATATTGATAAATATTACATATAAAAATTTGGACCCGTTTTTTGTAACAGGCTTGTTTTTAGGGTTGTTTATTAACTATGCTATATTAAAAGGAGAATTAAGAGTAGCACAATCATTATCAGATATAAATTGGTTAACAGGAAGCAGTTATTTGAAAGGAAAATTTAGTTTTAAAAATATAGATTGGGCGTTGATTTTTAAAACTAGTCTTATATTATTAATTTGGACAACATTGGTATTTGGTATTTTTAAACCTGAAATGAATGATAATTTAGCAGGGGATTTGTTGCAAGGATCAGGATCAAAATTGATTGCTGTAATAAATAATATTATAGTTATTTGCTTAATAGCACCTCTAAGTGAAGAAATAATTTATCGATTTTTTGCAATTAATATATTTTTACGTTGGTTTGGGAAAAAAAGAAAAATATCAATAGTGCTTGCTGTTCTTATTCCAACTATTACATGGATGTATTTGCATTCTGGAACTTTAGCTAATAACTGGATTAAATATGTTCAAGTATTACCAGCAGGATTAGCTTTTAGTTACATATTATATAAAAAAGATGTTGAGCATAGTATCTTAACTCATATGGTATTTAATATATCAGCCTTTTTTATTACATTTATTTTTTTGAAACTTAATTTTCTTAGAGTCTAA